From Haloarcula hispanica ATCC 33960, the proteins below share one genomic window:
- a CDS encoding TOBE domain-containing protein has protein sequence MDATADVEVQLGQGDVALTARDRTLLQAVAAHGSLNSAADALGRSYAHAQRRIVELEDAFGPLVDRSRGGSGGGGSELTDTAEQLLARFQRLQAEFDGVATTAETVLRGTVVDRDGELATVETPPGTVRAIVDTDAEAGDTVEVGIRADTVTLNAPPAAPEPAGTSARNQFAGTVERIDEGASIALIALAVDPDTTLSAVVTDTSLDKLDITTGAELVASFKATATVGVIPAIEQSGPDESS, from the coding sequence ATGGACGCGACCGCGGACGTCGAAGTGCAACTGGGGCAGGGCGACGTGGCGCTGACTGCCCGCGACCGGACGCTCTTGCAGGCGGTCGCCGCCCACGGGTCGCTGAACAGCGCCGCCGACGCGCTCGGCCGGTCCTACGCCCACGCCCAGCGCCGAATCGTCGAACTGGAGGACGCCTTCGGCCCGCTAGTCGACCGCAGTCGCGGCGGCAGCGGTGGCGGCGGCAGCGAACTCACGGACACCGCCGAGCAACTGCTGGCCCGCTTTCAGCGCCTGCAAGCCGAGTTCGACGGCGTGGCGACGACAGCGGAGACGGTCCTCCGAGGGACCGTCGTGGACCGCGACGGCGAACTGGCGACCGTCGAGACGCCGCCGGGAACGGTCCGGGCCATCGTCGACACCGACGCCGAAGCCGGCGACACCGTAGAAGTCGGCATCCGCGCCGACACGGTGACGCTGAACGCACCGCCCGCTGCGCCCGAACCGGCGGGAACGAGCGCGCGGAACCAGTTTGCGGGCACCGTCGAGCGTATCGACGAAGGTGCCTCTATCGCGCTGATCGCATTGGCAGTCGACCCGGACACGACGCTGTCGGCGGTGGTGACCGATACGAGCCTCGACAAACTCGACATCACCACGGGCGCGGAACTCGTCGCCTCGTTCAAGGCAACCGCGACCGTCGGCGTCATTCCCGCTATCGAACAGTCGGGGCCGGATGAGTCGTCGTAA